One stretch of Aeromicrobium fastidiosum DNA includes these proteins:
- a CDS encoding GTPase, producing MTTSSPATPDVFGGGRSDVARRLDGLTQAVAASRGRIDEEILAPAEMLTERAAERLVLSGEHTIVALAGATGSGKSSLFNSLTDLELAGVGVRRPTTSWALACAWGPDGAQGLLEWMGIPARHQVSRMSMLDHSAEDTKLDGLVLLDLPDHDSTEVSHHLEMDRLVTYADLLVWVLDPQKYADAAIHDRYIRPMASYSDVTLVVLNQIDRIPFEQRDRALADVRRILADEGLPDVPVIGVSATRGDGVDDLKRELASRIRAKSSAKARLSSDIAAAAAVIEQVGGTSPVPTVSETTRRTLDDALLDCAGVPQLVEAIESSTRRRAALHTGWPVARWLGRLGGDPLEELQLDPGLSLSSLARSALPEAGNVQRASAELAIRDVADQASTGLARSWRDAVREAANPEGEDIVGELDTAIHATSVDVSRPAAWWRVVHAVQLLAVVAAVVGLLWLVAQGVTSFSSVELPDIGSVAGVPTAAVVVAGALVGGIVLAAVSSVAARAGGRRKARRADEALRAAIDRVAAERVVAPIQRELDQYASYRAGIVDALS from the coding sequence ATGACCACCTCCTCGCCGGCCACGCCTGATGTGTTCGGCGGCGGTCGCAGCGACGTGGCACGACGTCTCGACGGTCTGACCCAGGCCGTGGCGGCGAGCCGCGGTCGCATCGACGAGGAGATCCTGGCACCCGCCGAGATGCTCACCGAGCGTGCGGCCGAGCGCCTGGTGCTGTCGGGCGAGCACACCATCGTGGCCCTGGCCGGTGCCACGGGCTCCGGCAAGTCGTCGCTGTTCAACTCCCTGACCGATCTCGAGCTCGCGGGCGTCGGCGTGCGCCGGCCCACGACGTCGTGGGCGCTGGCCTGCGCGTGGGGCCCCGACGGTGCCCAGGGCCTGCTCGAGTGGATGGGCATCCCGGCACGGCACCAGGTGTCGCGCATGAGCATGCTCGACCACTCCGCCGAGGACACCAAGCTCGACGGGCTCGTGCTGCTCGACCTGCCCGACCACGACTCGACCGAGGTGTCGCACCACCTCGAGATGGACCGGCTCGTCACCTACGCCGATCTGCTGGTCTGGGTGCTCGACCCGCAGAAGTACGCCGACGCCGCGATCCACGACCGCTACATCCGGCCCATGGCGTCCTACAGCGACGTCACGCTGGTCGTGCTCAACCAGATCGACCGCATCCCGTTCGAGCAGCGCGACCGTGCCCTTGCCGACGTCCGCCGCATCCTGGCCGACGAGGGTCTGCCCGACGTTCCCGTCATCGGCGTCTCCGCCACGCGGGGCGACGGGGTCGACGACCTCAAGCGCGAGCTCGCGTCCCGCATCCGGGCCAAGTCGTCGGCCAAGGCTCGTCTGTCGTCCGACATCGCCGCGGCTGCCGCCGTCATCGAGCAGGTCGGCGGCACGTCCCCGGTGCCGACGGTCTCCGAGACGACCCGTCGCACGCTCGACGACGCGCTGCTCGACTGCGCCGGCGTCCCGCAGCTGGTCGAGGCGATCGAGTCGTCGACCCGTCGCCGCGCCGCCCTGCACACCGGATGGCCGGTCGCCCGATGGCTCGGACGTCTCGGCGGCGACCCGCTCGAGGAGCTGCAGCTCGACCCCGGCCTGTCGCTGTCGTCGCTCGCTCGGTCTGCCCTGCCCGAGGCCGGCAACGTCCAGAGGGCGAGCGCCGAGCTCGCGATCCGCGATGTCGCCGATCAGGCCTCCACGGGCCTGGCCAGGTCGTGGCGCGATGCCGTCCGGGAGGCGGCGAACCCCGAGGGCGAGGACATCGTCGGCGAGCTCGACACCGCGATCCACGCCACGAGCGTCGACGTGTCGCGTCCCGCGGCCTGGTGGCGTGTCGTGCACGCGGTGCAGCTGCTGGCGGTCGTCGCAGCGGTCGTGGGCCTGCTCTGGCTGGTCGCGCAGGGTGTCACGAGCTTCTCGTCGGTCGAGCTGCCCGATATCGGCTCGGTGGCAGGCGTCCCGACGGCCGCCGTCGTGGTCGCGGGCGCGCTGGTCGGCGGCATCGTGCTGGCCGCGGTGTCGAGCGTGGCCGCCCGTGCGGGCGGACGGCGCAAGGCCCGTAGGGCCGACGAGGCGCTCCGGGCGGCGATCGACCGGGTGGCCGCGGAGCGGGTCGTCGCGCCGATCCAGCGCGAGCTCGACCAGTACGCGAGCTATCGCGCCGGCATCGTCGACGCGCTGAGCTGA
- a CDS encoding single-stranded DNA-binding protein, with protein sequence MSNDNVLTFHGHVGTPVELREGASVPWVLFRVASTPSVWDQATRSWRDLPTTWMSVKAFRHLAQNAADSLAVGDPVVVIGRLRTETWATKEGEARESTVLEATLVAHDLGRGITRFRKVDRQQAASPASDGTAEALAELESRQPQAPAA encoded by the coding sequence ATGTCCAATGACAACGTCCTGACCTTCCACGGCCACGTCGGCACGCCCGTCGAGCTGCGCGAGGGGGCCAGCGTCCCCTGGGTGCTGTTCCGCGTCGCCTCGACCCCCAGCGTGTGGGACCAGGCCACCCGGTCGTGGCGCGACCTGCCGACGACGTGGATGTCGGTCAAGGCGTTCCGGCACCTGGCCCAGAACGCGGCCGACTCGCTCGCGGTCGGCGACCCCGTCGTCGTGATCGGGCGGCTGCGCACCGAGACGTGGGCGACCAAGGAGGGCGAGGCGCGCGAGAGCACGGTGCTCGAGGCGACACTCGTGGCCCACGACCTGGGCCGTGGCATCACCCGCTTCCGCAAGGTCGACCGCCAGCAGGCTGCGTCGCCCGCGTCCGACGGCACCGCCGAGGCGCTGGCCGAGCTCGAGAGCCGGCAGCCCCAGGCACCGGCTGCCTGA
- the ettA gene encoding energy-dependent translational throttle protein EttA has translation MAEYVFTLRNVRMKLGEKLVLDDVTLSFLHGAKIGVVGPNGTGKSTLFKIMAGMVQPNNGDATKDPDATVGILLQEPPLTEGKTVLENVEEAVADVKGKLDRFNQISVELADPDADYDTLLPEMGDLQTDLDHANAWDLDSRLAQAMDALRCPPPDELVDHLSGGERRRVALCKLLLEQPDLLLLDEPTNHLDAESVLWLEQHLASYPGAVLAITHDRYFLDNVAEWILELDRGKTHPYEGNYSTYLETKQQRLVVEGKKDAKRAKILAKELEWVRSNAKARQVKNQARLSRYEEMAAEAERHRKLDFEEINIPAGPRLGDVVLNAKDLHKSFGERELFDGLTFDLPRAGIVGVVGPNGVGKSTLFRMIMGEEQPDSGSIDVGQTVKISYVDQGRGGVDDSLNIWQLVSGELDFIKVANFEVPSRAYVASFGFKGPDQQKQVKVLSGGERNRLNLALTLKMGGNLLLLDEPTNDLDVETLQSLEDALLDFPGCAVVVSHDRWFLDRVATHILAWEGNADHPANWFWFEGNFADYETNKVERLGEEAARPHSVTYRKLTRD, from the coding sequence ATGGCCGAATACGTCTTCACCCTCCGCAACGTCCGCATGAAGCTGGGCGAGAAGCTCGTCCTCGACGACGTGACGCTCTCGTTCCTCCACGGTGCCAAGATCGGCGTCGTCGGCCCCAACGGCACCGGCAAGTCGACGCTGTTCAAGATCATGGCGGGCATGGTGCAGCCCAACAACGGCGACGCCACGAAGGACCCCGACGCCACGGTCGGCATCCTGCTGCAGGAGCCGCCGCTGACGGAGGGCAAGACGGTCCTCGAGAACGTCGAGGAGGCCGTGGCCGACGTCAAGGGCAAGCTCGACCGGTTCAACCAGATCAGCGTCGAGCTCGCCGATCCCGATGCCGACTACGACACCCTGCTGCCCGAGATGGGCGATCTGCAGACCGATCTCGACCACGCCAATGCGTGGGACCTCGACTCCCGGCTCGCCCAGGCCATGGACGCGCTGCGCTGCCCCCCGCCCGACGAGCTCGTCGACCACCTCTCCGGTGGTGAGCGTCGCCGCGTCGCGCTGTGCAAGCTGCTGCTCGAGCAGCCTGATTTGCTGCTGCTCGACGAGCCCACCAACCACCTGGACGCCGAGAGCGTCCTGTGGCTCGAGCAGCACCTCGCTTCGTACCCCGGTGCCGTGCTGGCGATCACCCACGACCGCTACTTCCTCGACAACGTCGCCGAGTGGATTCTCGAGCTCGACCGCGGCAAGACCCACCCCTACGAGGGCAACTACTCGACCTACCTCGAGACCAAGCAGCAGCGCCTCGTGGTCGAGGGCAAGAAGGACGCCAAGCGCGCCAAGATCCTGGCCAAGGAGCTGGAGTGGGTGCGGTCCAACGCCAAGGCCCGCCAGGTCAAGAACCAGGCCCGCCTCAGCCGCTACGAGGAGATGGCCGCCGAGGCCGAGCGTCACCGCAAGCTCGACTTCGAGGAGATCAACATCCCGGCCGGTCCGCGACTCGGCGACGTCGTGCTCAACGCCAAGGACCTGCACAAGAGCTTCGGCGAGCGCGAGCTGTTCGACGGCCTGACCTTCGACCTGCCGCGCGCCGGCATCGTCGGCGTGGTGGGTCCGAACGGTGTCGGCAAGTCGACGCTGTTCCGGATGATCATGGGGGAGGAGCAGCCCGACAGCGGCTCGATCGACGTCGGCCAGACGGTCAAGATCTCGTACGTCGACCAGGGGCGTGGCGGCGTCGACGACTCGCTCAACATCTGGCAGCTGGTCTCCGGCGAGCTCGACTTCATCAAGGTCGCCAACTTCGAGGTGCCCAGCCGCGCGTACGTCGCGTCGTTCGGCTTCAAGGGCCCCGACCAGCAGAAGCAGGTCAAGGTGCTGTCAGGTGGTGAGCGCAACCGCCTCAACCTGGCCCTGACGCTCAAGATGGGCGGCAACCTGCTGCTGCTCGACGAGCCGACCAACGACCTCGACGTCGAGACCCTGCAGTCGCTCGAGGACGCCCTGCTCGACTTCCCGGGCTGCGCCGTCGTGGTGTCGCACGACCGGTGGTTCCTCGACCGCGTCGCGACCCACATCCTGGCGTGGGAGGGCAACGCCGACCACCCGGCGAACTGGTTCTGGTTCGAGGGCAACTTCGCCGACTACGAGACCAACAAGGTCGAGCGTCTCGGCGAGGAGGCTGCGCGTCCGCACAGCGTCACCTACCGCAAGCTGACGCGCGACTGA
- a CDS encoding MarR family winged helix-turn-helix transcriptional regulator has protein sequence METATDTPWLDADQQRVWRAFLGGTTVLMDRLDRDLRTQHGLSMPEYEILVRLSEAPSRSIRMAELADAVSHSRSRVTHTIARLEREGIVLRGQSSDDGRGVSATLTDQGFAVLEAAAHTHVRGVHDYLIAASSPGDLTAMGTIMESVLQTLQGRKF, from the coding sequence ATGGAGACCGCGACCGACACCCCGTGGCTTGACGCCGACCAGCAGCGCGTGTGGCGCGCCTTTCTCGGCGGCACCACGGTGCTGATGGACCGGCTCGACCGCGACCTGCGCACGCAGCACGGCCTGTCGATGCCCGAGTACGAGATCCTGGTGCGCCTGTCGGAGGCACCCAGTCGCTCGATCCGCATGGCCGAGCTCGCCGACGCCGTCTCCCACTCGCGCAGTCGCGTCACGCACACCATCGCCCGACTCGAGCGTGAGGGCATCGTGCTGCGCGGCCAGAGCTCCGACGACGGCCGCGGCGTCTCGGCCACCCTGACCGACCAGGGCTTCGCGGTGCTCGAGGCGGCCGCCCACACCCACGTCCGCGGCGTCCACGACTACCTCATCGCGGCGTCGTCCCCGGGCGACCTGACGGCGATGGGCACCATCATGGAGAGCGTCCTGCAGACGCTGCAGGGCCGAAAGTTCTGA
- a CDS encoding YceI family protein — MSTATAVTAGTWTIDPSHTEIGFTVRHLVSKVRGKFETFEGTIVSAPDITASTVSVSIDLASVNTGTADRDAHLRSGDFFNAEQNPKMTFVSTGIVEKAAGEFVVTGDLTIKDVTKSVELATEFLGEGGDPWGGTRVGLEASTSISRKEFGIDFNIPVEGADKLMIGDKITINIVAEAVLQA; from the coding sequence ATGAGCACCGCCACCGCAGTCACCGCCGGCACCTGGACGATCGACCCGAGCCACACCGAGATCGGCTTCACCGTCCGCCACCTCGTCAGCAAGGTCCGTGGCAAGTTCGAGACGTTCGAGGGCACCATCGTCAGCGCCCCCGACATCACGGCCTCCACGGTCTCGGTCTCGATCGACCTGGCCTCGGTCAACACCGGCACCGCCGACCGTGACGCGCACCTGCGCTCGGGTGACTTCTTCAACGCCGAGCAGAACCCCAAGATGACCTTCGTCTCGACCGGCATCGTCGAGAAGGCCGCCGGCGAGTTCGTCGTCACGGGCGATCTGACGATCAAGGACGTCACCAAGTCGGTCGAGCTCGCCACCGAGTTCCTCGGCGAGGGCGGCGACCCGTGGGGCGGCACGCGCGTCGGCCTCGAGGCCTCGACGTCGATCAGCCGCAAGGAGTTCGGCATCGACTTCAACATCCCGGTCGAGGGTGCCGACAAGCTCATGATCGGCGACAAGATCACGATCAACATCGTCGCCGAGGCCGTCCTGCAGGCCTGA
- a CDS encoding TetR/AcrR family transcriptional regulator, with amino-acid sequence MTTITARERLINAAVEAFSEKGFAATTTRDIASRAGMSPAAVYVHHDSKESLLYTVSLDGHRSALEIIQRAAAASTDPVDRIRTMVFDFSLWHADHSRVGRIVQWEYHALTPEHRAEVGAIRRSIERTMQDALADGVQQGVLDAEDVPGTAFSLLSLGVDLVRWFEPGGSRSGRELATLHAELAVRMTRRTA; translated from the coding sequence ATGACGACGATCACGGCACGCGAGCGGCTGATCAACGCCGCGGTCGAGGCATTCTCCGAGAAGGGCTTCGCCGCGACGACGACCCGCGACATCGCGTCGAGGGCCGGCATGAGCCCGGCGGCCGTCTACGTCCACCACGACTCCAAGGAGAGCCTGCTCTACACCGTCAGCCTCGACGGCCACCGTTCCGCGCTCGAGATCATCCAGCGCGCGGCCGCCGCGAGCACCGACCCGGTCGATCGCATCCGCACGATGGTCTTCGACTTCAGCCTGTGGCACGCCGACCACAGCCGCGTCGGGCGCATCGTGCAGTGGGAGTACCACGCCCTGACGCCCGAGCACCGCGCCGAGGTGGGGGCCATCCGGCGCAGCATCGAGCGGACGATGCAGGACGCGCTCGCCGACGGCGTCCAGCAGGGCGTCCTCGACGCCGAGGACGTGCCCGGCACGGCGTTCTCGCTGCTGTCGCTCGGCGTCGACCTCGTGCGGTGGTTCGAGCCCGGCGGCTCCCGCTCGGGGCGCGAGCTGGCCACGTTGCACGCCGAGCTCGCGGTGCGCATGACGCGGCGCACCGCCTGA
- a CDS encoding acyl-CoA dehydrogenase family protein produces the protein MKRMIFDEDHDAFRDSCAAFLAKHVTPNLETYLEQKALPREFWLAAGAEGYLGLEIPEEFGGSEAGDFRFNAVWAEELSKLNAALASCAAIHSDIAVPYIIDLGTQEQKERWLPGCATGEIVTAIGMTEPGGGSDLAALKTTAVRDGDAWVINGSKTFITNGFSADLVLTAVRTSPEKGAKGITLFGLEATDPGFSRGRKLDKVGQAEADTAELFFEDVRVGDDRIIGEVDRGFIYMMERLPQERLSCAVSNVAHAKQILAETIQYAHDRQAFKQSIGSLQHNKFLLAELVTKIEVAEAYVDQAVLAHTSGEATATDAAKAKWWSSEIQNDVLDHCVQLHGGYGFMNEYRVARAWRDARVSKIWAGSNEIMKELIGRDLGF, from the coding sequence ATGAAGCGGATGATCTTCGACGAGGACCACGACGCGTTCCGCGACTCGTGCGCCGCGTTCCTGGCCAAGCACGTGACGCCGAACCTCGAGACGTACCTCGAGCAGAAGGCGCTGCCGCGCGAGTTCTGGCTTGCCGCAGGTGCCGAGGGCTATCTCGGCCTGGAGATCCCCGAGGAGTTCGGCGGGTCCGAGGCCGGCGACTTCCGGTTCAACGCGGTGTGGGCCGAGGAGCTCAGCAAGCTCAACGCGGCGCTCGCGTCGTGCGCCGCGATCCACTCCGACATCGCGGTGCCCTACATCATCGACCTCGGCACGCAGGAGCAGAAGGAGCGCTGGCTGCCGGGCTGCGCGACGGGCGAGATCGTCACCGCGATCGGCATGACCGAGCCCGGCGGCGGCTCCGACCTCGCGGCGCTCAAGACCACCGCGGTGCGCGACGGCGATGCCTGGGTCATCAACGGCTCCAAGACGTTCATCACCAACGGCTTCTCGGCCGATCTCGTGCTGACCGCGGTGCGCACGTCGCCCGAGAAGGGTGCCAAGGGCATCACGCTGTTCGGGCTCGAGGCGACCGACCCGGGCTTCAGCCGCGGACGCAAGCTCGACAAGGTGGGTCAGGCCGAGGCCGACACCGCCGAGCTGTTCTTCGAGGACGTCCGCGTCGGCGACGACCGCATCATCGGCGAGGTCGACCGCGGCTTCATCTACATGATGGAGCGGCTGCCGCAGGAGCGCCTGAGCTGCGCGGTGTCCAACGTCGCGCACGCCAAGCAGATCCTCGCCGAGACGATCCAGTACGCCCACGACCGTCAGGCGTTCAAGCAGTCGATCGGCAGCCTGCAGCACAACAAGTTCCTGCTCGCCGAGCTCGTGACCAAGATCGAGGTCGCCGAGGCGTACGTCGACCAGGCCGTGCTGGCGCACACGTCGGGCGAGGCCACCGCCACGGATGCCGCCAAGGCCAAGTGGTGGTCGTCGGAGATCCAGAACGACGTGCTCGACCACTGCGTCCAGCTGCACGGCGGCTACGGCTTCATGAACGAGTACCGGGTCGCCCGCGCGTGGCGCGACGCCCGCGTCAGCAAGATCTGGGCCGGCTCCAACGAGATCATGAAAGAGCTCATCGGCCGCGACCTCGGCTTCTGA
- a CDS encoding acetyl-CoA C-acetyltransferase has translation MPEAVIVSTARSPIGRAVKGSLKDMRPDDLTVQMLQAALAKVPGLDPRDITDLHLGVGQPAGESGHNLARVVAVLNGMDHLPGVTVNRYCSSSLQTTRMAFHAIKAGEGDVYISAGVETVSRFANGFADVPGSENPLFADAVARTAKRAEGGADTWTDPRESGSLPDQYIAMGQTAENVAQHLGMSRQEQDEFAVRSQNLTEQGIADGFWAKDITPVTLPDGTVVSADDGPRAGTTIEALSGLKPVFRPDGTVTAGNACPLNDGAAAVVVMSDTKAKELGLTPLARIVSTAVTGLSPEIMGLGPVEAIPAALRNAGMGLDDIDLFEINEAFAVQAWGSAKVLGIPLDKLNVNGGAIAVGHPFGMTGARITSTLINSLQHHDRQFGVESMCVGGGMGMAMVLERLS, from the coding sequence ATGCCCGAAGCAGTCATCGTCTCAACCGCCCGCTCGCCGATCGGCCGCGCCGTCAAGGGATCGCTCAAGGACATGCGTCCTGACGACCTGACGGTGCAGATGCTCCAGGCCGCGCTGGCCAAGGTGCCGGGACTCGATCCCCGCGACATCACCGACCTGCACCTCGGCGTCGGGCAGCCCGCGGGCGAGTCGGGCCACAACCTGGCCCGCGTCGTGGCCGTGCTCAACGGGATGGACCACCTGCCGGGCGTGACGGTCAACCGCTACTGCTCGTCGTCGCTGCAGACGACGCGCATGGCCTTCCACGCGATCAAGGCCGGCGAGGGCGACGTGTACATCTCCGCCGGTGTCGAGACCGTCAGCCGCTTCGCCAACGGCTTCGCCGACGTGCCCGGATCGGAGAACCCGCTGTTCGCCGACGCCGTCGCCCGCACCGCCAAGCGCGCCGAGGGCGGTGCCGACACGTGGACCGATCCGCGCGAGTCCGGCAGCCTGCCCGACCAGTACATCGCGATGGGCCAGACCGCCGAGAACGTCGCCCAGCACCTCGGCATGAGCCGTCAGGAGCAGGACGAGTTCGCGGTCCGCAGCCAGAACCTCACCGAGCAGGGCATTGCCGACGGCTTCTGGGCCAAGGACATCACCCCGGTGACCCTGCCCGACGGCACGGTCGTCAGCGCCGACGACGGACCGCGCGCCGGCACGACGATCGAGGCGCTCAGCGGCCTCAAGCCGGTGTTCCGTCCCGACGGCACCGTCACGGCCGGCAACGCCTGCCCGCTCAACGACGGCGCCGCAGCGGTCGTCGTCATGAGCGACACCAAGGCCAAGGAGCTGGGCCTGACTCCGTTGGCGCGCATCGTGTCGACCGCCGTGACCGGCCTGTCGCCCGAGATCATGGGCCTCGGCCCGGTCGAGGCCATCCCCGCGGCCCTGCGCAACGCCGGCATGGGCCTGGACGACATCGACCTGTTCGAGATCAACGAGGCCTTCGCGGTCCAGGCGTGGGGCTCGGCCAAGGTGCTCGGCATCCCGCTCGACAAGCTCAACGTCAACGGCGGCGCGATCGCGGTCGGCCACCCGTTCGGCATGACGGGTGCCCGCATCACCAGCACCCTGATCAACTCCCTGCAGCACCACGACAGGCAGTTCGGCGTCGAGTCGATGTGCGTCGGCGGCGGCATGGGCATGGCCATGGTGCTGGAGCGTCTGTCCTGA
- a CDS encoding SDR family oxidoreductase: protein MSAGMLPAEDTGRFAGKVAIVTGASRGIGLAVAERIVADGGRVCVTARKPDALAEAVASLGGPEHAMFVAGAADDAAHQDEVIAATTDAFGPIDFLVNNTGINPAYGRMIDIDLEAANKIFQVNVVAAIAWAQKVYRSSMAERGGSIVNIASVAGQRPAPGIGVYGASKAALIHVTEELAVELGPDIRVNAVAPAVVKTNFAKALYEGREDEVAAPYPLKRLGVPSDIGSVVAFLLSDDAAWMTGQTLTVDGGVLLTGGV from the coding sequence ATGTCGGCCGGCATGCTGCCTGCTGAGGACACCGGACGGTTCGCCGGCAAGGTCGCGATCGTCACGGGTGCGAGTCGCGGCATCGGTCTGGCGGTCGCCGAGCGCATCGTGGCCGACGGCGGACGGGTCTGCGTCACGGCCCGTAAGCCCGACGCCCTCGCCGAGGCGGTGGCATCGCTCGGCGGGCCCGAGCACGCGATGTTCGTCGCGGGTGCCGCCGACGACGCCGCCCACCAGGACGAGGTGATCGCGGCGACGACCGACGCCTTCGGGCCGATCGACTTCCTGGTCAACAACACCGGCATCAACCCCGCCTACGGCCGGATGATCGACATCGACCTCGAGGCCGCCAACAAGATCTTCCAGGTCAACGTGGTCGCCGCGATCGCGTGGGCGCAGAAGGTCTACCGGTCGTCGATGGCCGAGCGCGGGGGATCGATCGTCAACATCGCGTCCGTCGCAGGTCAGCGGCCGGCACCCGGCATCGGCGTCTACGGCGCGTCGAAGGCCGCGCTGATCCACGTGACCGAGGAGCTCGCGGTCGAGCTCGGCCCCGACATTCGCGTCAACGCGGTGGCCCCGGCCGTGGTCAAGACGAACTTCGCCAAGGCCCTCTACGAGGGGCGTGAGGACGAGGTCGCGGCTCCGTACCCGCTCAAGCGGCTCGGCGTCCCGTCCGACATTGGCTCGGTCGTCGCCTTCCTGCTGTCGGACGACGCTGCCTGGATGACCGGTCAGACGTTGACGGTCGACGGCGGCGTGCTGCTCACCGGCGGCGTCTGA
- a CDS encoding M4 family metallopeptidase: MKKVIAAAGGTLLATGLCVAVPSPGTAATNPTSDPAAVAKDYIQENPGRVRAGTDDAFTATRTATSPDGSSHVRFSRTYKGLPVVGGDFVVHLSTAEKVTGTSVAQAEKIAVSTAPKVTKGVAQQKALGASKAASPDAAASRLVVDARSGTPALAYRTVVTGVQADGQTPSRRIVLTDASSGSVRSSEETILTPIKVGTVSGAASPASASPTATATGTGRGIFIGTVPLSTSTGSSGYSLVDAVRGNGRTCDLKNRTSGTCTTFTDADNAWGNGSYTDRASAAVDAHYGASTTFDYFKNVQGRNGIFGNGTGVPSRVHYGNSYINAFWDGAQMTYGDGSGNRAPLVAIDVAGHEMTHGVTENTAGLGYSGDAGGLNEATSDIFGTMVEFYANSSADTPDFLIGEKIDINGDGTPLRYMDDPSKDGASYRCWSSAVPGSDPHYSSGVGNHLFFLLANGSGQTTYGNSPTCNGSTVTGIGRDKAAKIWFNALDHYMTSTETYAKARLDTVQAATDLYGASSAEVAAVKATWSAVNVS; this comes from the coding sequence ATGAAGAAGGTCATTGCTGCCGCAGGCGGGACCCTGCTGGCCACGGGTCTGTGCGTCGCCGTGCCGTCACCCGGCACCGCGGCGACGAACCCGACGTCCGACCCCGCCGCCGTGGCGAAGGACTACATCCAGGAGAACCCCGGCCGCGTCCGCGCCGGCACCGACGACGCGTTCACCGCGACCCGCACGGCGACCTCCCCCGACGGCAGCTCGCACGTCCGCTTCAGCCGCACGTACAAGGGGCTGCCCGTCGTCGGCGGCGACTTCGTGGTCCACCTGAGCACGGCCGAGAAGGTGACCGGCACGTCGGTCGCCCAGGCCGAGAAGATCGCGGTGTCCACGGCGCCGAAGGTCACCAAGGGGGTCGCCCAGCAGAAGGCGCTCGGCGCGTCCAAGGCCGCGTCGCCCGACGCCGCCGCGTCCCGCCTCGTGGTCGACGCACGCTCCGGCACCCCGGCGCTGGCCTACCGCACGGTCGTCACCGGCGTCCAGGCCGATGGCCAGACGCCGAGCCGCCGCATCGTGCTCACCGATGCGTCGTCCGGCAGCGTCCGCTCGAGCGAGGAGACGATCCTCACGCCCATCAAGGTCGGCACGGTCTCGGGGGCCGCGTCGCCCGCATCGGCCTCACCGACCGCCACGGCGACCGGGACCGGCCGGGGCATCTTCATCGGCACCGTGCCACTCAGCACCAGCACCGGCTCGTCGGGCTACTCGCTGGTCGACGCCGTCCGCGGCAACGGCCGTACGTGCGACCTCAAGAACCGCACCTCGGGCACGTGCACGACGTTCACCGACGCCGACAACGCCTGGGGCAACGGCTCGTACACCGATCGCGCCTCGGCCGCGGTCGACGCGCACTACGGCGCCTCCACGACGTTCGACTACTTCAAGAACGTGCAGGGCCGCAACGGCATCTTCGGCAACGGCACCGGCGTCCCGTCCCGCGTCCACTACGGCAACAGCTACATCAACGCGTTCTGGGACGGTGCGCAGATGACGTACGGCGACGGCTCGGGCAACCGCGCCCCGCTCGTCGCGATCGACGTCGCGGGCCACGAGATGACGCACGGCGTCACCGAGAACACCGCCGGCCTGGGCTACAGCGGCGATGCGGGCGGCCTCAACGAGGCGACCAGCGACATCTTCGGGACGATGGTCGAGTTCTACGCCAACAGCTCGGCCGACACCCCCGACTTCTTGATCGGCGAGAAGATCGACATCAACGGCGACGGCACGCCGCTGCGCTACATGGACGATCCCAGCAAGGACGGCGCGTCCTACCGGTGCTGGAGCTCGGCCGTTCCGGGGTCCGACCCGCACTACTCCTCGGGCGTCGGCAACCACCTCTTCTTCCTGCTCGCCAACGGCAGCGGCCAGACCACCTACGGCAACAGCCCGACGTGCAACGGATCGACCGTGACGGGCATCGGCCGTGACAAGGCCGCGAAGATCTGGTTCAACGCTCTCGACCACTACATGACGAGCACCGAGACGTACGCCAAGGCGCGTCTCGACACCGTCCAGGCCGCGACGGACCTCTACGGCGCGAGCAGCGCCGAGGTCGCCGCCGTCAAGGCCACGTGGTCCGCCGTCAACGTCAGCTGA